From Montipora foliosa isolate CH-2021 chromosome 6, ASM3666993v2, whole genome shotgun sequence, a single genomic window includes:
- the LOC138005461 gene encoding uncharacterized protein translates to MPTKDDNILKFNNFHKQLPVPFVIYADFEAITEKISGCQPNDDKSYTEAYQRHTDCGYGYKVVCCYDDKYTKPVQIYRGEKAVYKFMEAMLEEVKYCKKIMKKYFNKPLRMTEDDEKEFQKANECHICNKKYNENDVRVRDHCHITGKYRGSAHQDCNLNFRLTEKIPVMFHNLRGYDSHFIMQEIGEIVKKHTYTNKKGETCQMNINAIPNNMEKYMAFMLGKELDLMSKKGVYPYDFMDSFEKFNEKLPPKEEFYSILNDEHISGDQYKHAQNVWNTFDLKNMGEYHDLYLKSDILLLADVFENFRKTCLQYYKLDPCHYFTSPGLSWDAMLKMTDIKLELMTDIDMFQFIEKGMRGGTSYIANRYGKANNRYMKTYDEKAPSKYIMYLDANNLYGWAMSQYLPTGGFKWLAKNQIDKIDLAKYKEDSNKGLILEVDLEYPKELHDLHNDYPLAAEKVKVNKDMLSNYCQEIANKFKVSTGLVHKLIPTLSNKEKHVLHYRNLQLYTDLGLKITKIHRVLKFNQSPWLKEYIDFNTQKRTNAKNAFEKDFFKLMNNSVFGKTMENIRKRVDVRLVTDKNKLSKMAAKPTYVSSKIFNKNLVAVHKIKETLTLNRPAYVGMCILDLSKTLMYDFHYNYIKQKYGSKAKLLFTDTDSLTYEIETSDAYQDFWNDKDKFDNSDYPEDSQYFDKTNKKVIGKFKDEAAGIPITEFVGLRSKMYSYMKDNDKGGKTAKGIKKNIIKKNITHENYKNVLFNNKQLQHTMKTIRSNLHQLGSYELNKVSLSCFDDKRYIHNNGVTSHAYGHYNINTLK, encoded by the exons atgccaacaaaagatgataacatactaaaattcaataatttccataaacaactaCCAGTACCATTCGTCATTTATGCAGATTTTGAAGCTATAACAGAAAAGATATCCGGTTGCCAACCTAATGATGATAAATCGTACACAGAGGCTTATCAGAGACACacagactgtggttatggatataaggttgtgtgttgttatgatgataaatacacaaaaccagtacaaatttatagaggtgaaaaagctgtttacaaatttatggaagctATGCTAGAGGAAGTTAAATATTGCAAGAAGatcatgaaaaaatatttcaataaaccattgagaatgactgaagatgatgaaaaagaatttcaaaaagctAATGAATGTCATatctgcaataaaaaatacaatgaaaatgatgtgAGAGTTAGAGACCATTGCCATATCACAGGTAAATACAGAGGATCAGCTCACCAAGATTGTAACCTAAATTTCAGATTGACTGAGAAAATACCAGTTATGTTTCACAATCTCCGTGGGTATGACagtcattttataatgcaagaaATTGGTGAGATAGTTAAAAAGCATACATACACAAACAAGAAAGGTgaaacatgccaaatgaatatcaatgccataccaaacaacatggaaaagtatatggctttcatgcttg gtaAAGAGCTTGATTTGATGAGTAAGAAGGGAGTATACCCATATGACTTTATGGacagttttgaaaaattcaatgaaaagctgccaccaaaagaagaattttacagtatATTAAATGATGAGCATATCTCAGGTGATCAATACAAACATGCTCAAAATGTATGGAACACTTTTGATCTAAAAAATATGGGCGAGTACCATGACTTATATCTTAAATCTGACATCCTTCTGTTAGCTGATGTGTTTGAAAACTTTCGAAAGACCTGTCTGCAATACTACAAACTAGACCcctgtcattattttaccagtcCTGGGCTTTCTTGGGATGCTATGTTAAAGATGACTGACATTAAATTGGAGCTTATGACTGatattgatatgtttcaattcatcGAAAAGGGCATGCGTGGTGGTACATCATACATAGCAAATCGATACGGCAAAGCTAATAATAGATACATGAAAACGTATGATGAGAAGGCGCCCTCAAAGTATATAATGTATCTAGATGCTAACAATCTGTATGGTTGGGCAATGAGCCAATACCTTCCAACTGGTGGTTTTAAATGGTTGGCTAAAAACCAGATTGATAAGATAGACCTAGCCAAGTATAAAGAAGATAGCAATAAAGGTTTGATATTAGAAGTTGATTTGGAATATCCCAAAGAATTACACGATCTGCATAATGATTATCCGCTAGCAGCCGAAAAGGTCAAAGTCAACAAAGATATGCTTTCTAATTATTGCCAAGAAATAGCCAATAAATTCAAAGTGTCAACTGGCCTAGTTCATAAACTGATACCTACAttaagcaacaaagaaaagcATGTTCTTCATTATAGgaacctacaattgtacaccgatcttggtttgaaaataaccaaAATCCATCGAGTTCTAAAGTTCAATCAGTCACCATGGTTGAAAGAATACATTGATTTCAACACACAGAAGAGAACCAATgctaaaaatgcttttgaaaaagacttcttcaagcttatgaataacagtgtatttgggaaaacaatggaaaatatcagaaagcgagtagatgtcagattagtaactgataaaaacaaactgtcaaaaatggctgccaaacCAACATATGTTAGTAGTAAGATCTTCAATAAAAATCTAGTGGCAGtgcataaaatcaaagaaacactaaccctaaacaggccggcatatgtgggtatgtgtatcCTAGATCTTAGCAAGAcactaatgtatgattttcattataactacatcaaacaaaaatacggtAGCAAAGCGAAATTATTATTCACCGACACAGACAGCTTGACCTATGAAattgaaaccagtgatgcgtaccaagacttttggaatgataaagacaaattcgataacagtgattatcccgaagattcacaatatttcgacaagacaaacaaaaaagtaatcGGTAAATTCAAAGACGAGGCAGCAGGTATACCAATAACCGAATTCGTCGGATTGCGATcgaaaatgtattcatatatgaaagacaatgacaaaggcGGAAAGACCGCTAAGGGTATTAAAAAGAATATCATCAAAAAGAACATAActcatgaaaattataaaaacgtacTGTTTAATAACAAGCAACTGCAACACACCATGAAAACGATTAGAAGCAACTtacatcaacttggaagctatgagcTTAATAAAGTATCATTATCTTGCTTCGATGACAAGCGGTACATTCACAATAATGGTGTGACAAGTCATGCATACGGTCATTACAACATTAACACACtaaaataa
- the LOC138007209 gene encoding uncharacterized protein isoform X1: MEIEKGEISLAIHDFPGLYVSIIGLVRSYCPLRCGDIFRAHLRLVKGNGITPFVVFDGLPLPAKASEDERRQRDRENLESKAEDRNISVEDATKLRSQALKTFTTTEDDEGVHGQERGSAESASEFHGDGNWCQAMTCEIIQIDRFFSFSWRIPCFPVMEIEFVKVCFKKGSDILNGVVQKGAAGDIQRGAYKCNSHCQIQVGGKPYTVLWTLIPVQKADHAAPPVSETTVSDSDTSDNNVDCDEPNDIVTTHCLPFEVMGTCYSKAGQDSLQEAFQYLNEHNRPVYAKLQAEPENTNDKSAIAVYLMSSSDYEKVGYIASELTRYLHPLLKNLSLLVSVKKNSFLYNFPYDWFLFNDRYYQERPVREPSNQS; the protein is encoded by the exons ATGGAAATCGAGAAAGGTGAGATTTCACTGGCGATTCATGACTTTCCTGGCCTTTATGTTTCCATCATAGGGCTTGTACGTTCTTATTGTCCACTTAGGTGCGGAGATATTTTTCGAGCACACTTACGTCTAGTCAAAGGAAATGGAATAACACCATTTGTTGTTTTCGATGGCTTACCTTTGCCGGCTAaggcaagtgaagatgaaagaAGGCAAag AGACAGAGAGAATCTGGAAAGTAAAGCAGAGGACCGAAACATCTCGGTGGAAGATGCTACGAAACTGCGCAGCCAAGCATTGAAGACATTTACAACCACTGAAGATGATGAAGGTGTACATGGCCAGGAAAGAGGCTCTGCAGAGTCCGCTTCAGAATTTCATG GTGATGGAAACTGGTGTCAAGCAATGACATGTGAAATCATCCAGATTGatcgatttttttcattttcctggaGAATTCCTTGTTTTCCAGTGATGGAAATAGAATTTGTCAAGGTCTGCTTTAAAAAAGGCTCAGATATCCTCAATGGTGTTGTTCAAAAAGGTGCAGCTGGTGATATTCAGCGAGGGGCATACAAGTGCAACTCTCACTGTCAGATACAAGTGGGAGGCAAACCTTATACTGTCTTGTGGACCCTCATCCCTGTGCAGAAGGCGGACCATGCAGCACCTCCAGTTTCTGAAACAACTGTCTCTGACAGCGACACGTCAGACAATAACGTTGACTGTGATGAGCCAAATGACATTGTGACAACTCACTGCTTGCCTTTTGAAGTTATGGGAACATGTTATTCCAAAGCAGGGCAAGACAGTTTACAGGAAGCTTTTCAATACCTTAATGAACATAACAGACCTGTTTACGCTAAACTTCAAGCAGAACCGGAGAATACAAATGACAAATCTGCCATTGCTGTATATTTAATGTCATCATCAGATTATGAAAAAGTAGGCTACATAGCCAGTGAACTAACTCGATATTTACATCCATTGCTCAAGAATCTATCACTTCTGGTAtccgtaaaaaaaaattcgtttttGTACAACTTTCCTTATGATTGGTTTCTATTTAACGATAGGTATTACCAGGAGAGGCCAGTGAGAGAACCAAGTAATCAGAGCTAG
- the LOC138007209 gene encoding uncharacterized protein isoform X2 encodes MPPVGCIRLYMRQCLNGNRERCGDIFRAHLRLVKGNGITPFVVFDGLPLPAKASEDERRQRDRENLESKAEDRNISVEDATKLRSQALKTFTTTEDDEGVHGQERGSAESASEFHGDGNWCQAMTCEIIQIDRFFSFSWRIPCFPVMEIEFVKVCFKKGSDILNGVVQKGAAGDIQRGAYKCNSHCQIQVGGKPYTVLWTLIPVQKADHAAPPVSETTVSDSDTSDNNVDCDEPNDIVTTHCLPFEVMGTCYSKAGQDSLQEAFQYLNEHNRPVYAKLQAEPENTNDKSAIAVYLMSSSDYEKVGYIASELTRYLHPLLKNLSLLVSVKKNSFLYNFPYDWFLFNDRYYQERPVREPSNQS; translated from the exons ATGCCCCCTGTTGGCTGCATAAGGCTTTATATGCGTCAATGTCTCAATGGAAATCGAGAAAG GTGCGGAGATATTTTTCGAGCACACTTACGTCTAGTCAAAGGAAATGGAATAACACCATTTGTTGTTTTCGATGGCTTACCTTTGCCGGCTAaggcaagtgaagatgaaagaAGGCAAag AGACAGAGAGAATCTGGAAAGTAAAGCAGAGGACCGAAACATCTCGGTGGAAGATGCTACGAAACTGCGCAGCCAAGCATTGAAGACATTTACAACCACTGAAGATGATGAAGGTGTACATGGCCAGGAAAGAGGCTCTGCAGAGTCCGCTTCAGAATTTCATG GTGATGGAAACTGGTGTCAAGCAATGACATGTGAAATCATCCAGATTGatcgatttttttcattttcctggaGAATTCCTTGTTTTCCAGTGATGGAAATAGAATTTGTCAAGGTCTGCTTTAAAAAAGGCTCAGATATCCTCAATGGTGTTGTTCAAAAAGGTGCAGCTGGTGATATTCAGCGAGGGGCATACAAGTGCAACTCTCACTGTCAGATACAAGTGGGAGGCAAACCTTATACTGTCTTGTGGACCCTCATCCCTGTGCAGAAGGCGGACCATGCAGCACCTCCAGTTTCTGAAACAACTGTCTCTGACAGCGACACGTCAGACAATAACGTTGACTGTGATGAGCCAAATGACATTGTGACAACTCACTGCTTGCCTTTTGAAGTTATGGGAACATGTTATTCCAAAGCAGGGCAAGACAGTTTACAGGAAGCTTTTCAATACCTTAATGAACATAACAGACCTGTTTACGCTAAACTTCAAGCAGAACCGGAGAATACAAATGACAAATCTGCCATTGCTGTATATTTAATGTCATCATCAGATTATGAAAAAGTAGGCTACATAGCCAGTGAACTAACTCGATATTTACATCCATTGCTCAAGAATCTATCACTTCTGGTAtccgtaaaaaaaaattcgtttttGTACAACTTTCCTTATGATTGGTTTCTATTTAACGATAGGTATTACCAGGAGAGGCCAGTGAGAGAACCAAGTAATCAGAGCTAG
- the LOC138007207 gene encoding ATP-dependent DNA helicase RecQ-like, producing MAESCFSTGKIRDAIRSSVRIFPGINELKPEQILVVENIVRGKDVFAALPTGYGKSITFQILPSVKKYLDRSLVSPLVIVVCPLKSIIKDQVNYLRSLGLKAAFVGESAENDKKIIEGTAEIDLLYGSPESFVGDDKFRGMFSNDFFRRNTVAVVYDEVHTVVHWGERDRGKKNPFRKWCGAVGEIRALLPQGLPMLALTATASAGTRKKIIEMLSLHKSVQIVVSPNRDNIKLYLQKVTNEISDNFMWLVHELEQKQMECPKVLIYVRDYQRCSEVYHLFMQSLGTKAYYPPSATKASENRMVAMYHSGTSPSVQEVVLASLNDPNGKVRIIIATTALGMGVDIKGLHRIINYGPPSDIESYIQELGRAGRDGKQSEALLMFHGRQLHHCTPEMLEYLKSSSCRRSKLLELFDKGTVSSHNFPREKHLCCDICELACTCETIDCPDILDSMNSLKTRSNGNTTSQKLRPVSIDQKQRLKGLLREHQKMMREMLLESNPNLFYTNVDNVTCFTNQLIEDAVYKCDSLFSVEDILEKLSVWKVDHAHKIYSCLCKVFPDLAKP from the exons ATGGCGGAGAGTTGTTTTTCCACAGGTAAAATTCGTGATGCAATTCGTTCAAGTGTGCGAATTTTCCCAGGCATAAATGAGTTGAAACCTGAGCAAATACTGGTAGTCGAAAACATCGTTCGTGGAAAAGATGTCTTCGCTGCGCTCCCAACTGGATACGGCAAGAgtataacatttcaaattttgcCTTCGGTGAAAAAGTATTTGGACAGAAGTTTGGTCTCGCCTTTAGTCATTGTTGTTTGCCCTTTAAAGTCAATCATTAAAGACCAAGTGAACTATCTAAGGTCACTTGGTTTAAAAGCTGCCTTTGTTGGGGAGAGTGCTGAAAATGACAAGAAAATAATCGAAGGAACCGCGGAAATTGACCTCCTCTATGGAAGCCCTGAGTCGTTTGTTGGCGATGATAAGTTCCGAGGAATGTTCTCCAATGATTTCTTCAGAAGGAATACAGTTGCAGTGGTGTATGATGAGGTGCACACTGTTGTCCACTG GGGTGAAAGAGACCGTGGCAAGAAAAATCCCTTTAGGAAGTGGTGTGGTGCTGTTGGCGAAATCAGAGCTCTTCTTCCTCAAGGCCTTCCAATGCTGGCTCTCACAGCAACAGCATCAGCTGGAACACGGAAAAAGATTATTGAAATGTTGAGCCTACACAAAAGTGTACAGATTGTTGTCAGTCCTAACAGAGACAACATAAAACTTTATCTTCAAAAGGTTACAAATGAAATTTCTGATAATTTCATGTGGCTGGTTCATGAAttggaacaaaaacaaatggaatGTCCAAAAGTACTGATTTATGTCAGAGATTACCAGCGGTGTAGTGAGGTTTACCATCTTTTTATGCAAAGTTTAGGAACCAAAGCATACTATCCACCTTCTGCAACTAAAGCATCAGAAAATAGAATGGTTGCCATGTACCACAGTGGCACTTCTCCTAGTGTTCAGGAAGTTGTCCTAGCCTCTCTCAATGACCCAAATGGAAAAGTTAGAATCATAATTGCAACAACTGCCTTAGGAATGGGAGTAGATATCAAGGGGCTACACCGTATCATCAACTATGGACCCCCCAGTGATATTGAATCATACATACAAGAGCTTGGAAGGGCCGGAAGAGATGGCAAACAGTCAGAAGCTCTTCTTATGTTCCATGGCAGGCAACTTCATCACTGTACACCTGAGATGTTGGAATACCTGAAATCAAGCAGCTGTCGGAGAAGCAAGCTTCTTGAACTGTTTGATAAAGGAACTGTTAGTAGTCACAATTTCCCAAGGGAAAAGCACCTATGCTGTGATATTTGTGAACTTGCATGTACATGTGAGACCATTGACTGTCCAGATATACTTGACAGCATGAATTCGCTCAAAACAAGGAGTAATGGCAATACAACAAGTCAGAAACTTAGGCCTGTTTCTATTGATCAAAAACAGAGGCTGAAAGGTCTCCTCAGAGAACATCAAAAAATGATGAGAGAAATGCTACTTGAGTCCAACCCCAACTTGTTTTATACCAATGTTGACAATGTTACTTGCTTTACTAACCAGCTTATAGAGGATGCAGTGTACAAATGTGACTCACTTTTTTCTGTGGAAGACATTTTGGAGAAACTTTCTGTGTGGAAAGTGGACCATGCCCACAAAATCTACAGTTGTTTATGCAAAGTATTTCCAGATCTTGCAAAGCCATAA